A genomic segment from Glycine soja cultivar W05 chromosome 18, ASM419377v2, whole genome shotgun sequence encodes:
- the LOC114397513 gene encoding uncharacterized protein LOC114397513, with protein sequence MEQDRRFELIDQAIQKLVHDNTNKVQESLHNNDAQYQHPLSHLLSVSQLKMLKGEEILEQFEASSSSEPVASITQETESENEDAGESKGSENDEIIKELKKLKRQNFVTHCLLSVMIVLTVAWQLSEVSLILKVKDGISHPFRSFGNMLKGMVKVPNMNGQEADDKEHPSESPSIPSMIIPNMSHNGN encoded by the exons ATGGAACAAGATCGAAGGTTTGAGCTCATCGACCAAGCAATTCAGAAGCTTGTACACGACAACACCAACAAAGTCCAAGAATCCCTCCATAACAATGATGCTCAATACCAACACCCTCTTTCCCACCTTCTCTCTGTCTCTCAG ttgaaaatgttgaaAGGAGAAGAGATACTTGAGCAATTCGAAGCTTCTAGTTCTTCTGAGCCGGTGGCTTCTATAACTCAGGAAACAGAAAGTGAAAATGAGGATGCTGGGGAAAGTAAGGGAAGTGAAAATGATGAGATAATCAAAGAACTGAAGAAGTTGAAGAGGCAGAACTTCGTGACTCATTGTCTTCTTTCGGTGATGATTGTTCTCACTGTGGCTTGGCAACTATCGGAGGTTTCTCTTATTTTGAAAGTCAAAGATGGAATAAGCCACCCTTTTAGATCATTTGGAAATATGCTCAAAGGGATGGTGAAAGTCCCTAACATGAATGGCCAGGAAGCTGATGACAAAGAACACCCATCTGAATCTCCATCCATTCCTTCAATGATCATTCCAAATATGTCTCATAATGGAAACTAG